From Anopheles arabiensis isolate DONGOLA chromosome 3, AaraD3, whole genome shotgun sequence, a single genomic window includes:
- the LOC120904734 gene encoding cytochrome c oxidase subunit 6C, translating to MSEVATRIPKPVLRGLHNATIKRNLIVSGVLCTIAVVAMKVMHNDPKVRDYAEFYKTYDANKAFQRMKDAGLLQSVKD from the exons ATGTCTGAAGTCGCTACCAGAATCCCGAAGCCCGTGCTGCGCGGCCTGCACAATGCCACCATCAAGCGCAACCTGATCGTGTCGGGCGTCCTCTGCACCATTGCCGTCGTTGCGATGAAGGTGATGCACAACGACCCCAAGGTGCGGGACTACGCCGAGTTCTACAA GACCTATGATGCAAACAAGGCGTTCCAGCGCATGAAGGATGCTGGTCTGCTGCAATCGGTCAAGGATTAG
- the LOC120904730 gene encoding bifunctional peptidase and (3S)-lysyl hydroxylase Jmjd7 isoform X2 translates to MELQILSFHRDTIPDKEVTVAITPNGYADGLAFHEDEEYFVLPLEQTMRMEDFLSALDHKDPDVIPYIQRQNSNLTEDFQELWIDVNESSLDFASEAFNKQPDAINFWMGDERAITSMHKDPYENIYCVISGYKDFILIPPIDLHNVPRRQYPMGIYMQENDDSIVIEPILDEIGKPRMIEWVGVDPLQPDLERFPCYADATTYEIRLNAGDLLYLPSLWYHHVRQSHKCIAVNFWYDMDYDARYCFYKMMEKLCNYGQ, encoded by the exons TTCCACAGAGACACAATTCCCGACAAAGAGGTAACGGTTGCGATCACGCCCAACGGCTATGCGGACGGTTTGGCCTTTCACGAGGATGAAGAATATTTCGTCCTGCCGCTCGAGCAAACGATGCGAATGGAGGATTTCCTCTCCGCCCTTGATCACAAGGA CCCGGACGTCATTCCCTACATACAGCGCCAAAATTCCAACCTTACCGAGGATTTTCAAGAGCTGTGGATAGATGTGAACGAAAGCAGTCTAGATTTTGCTTCCGAAGCGTTTAACAAACAGCCGGATGCCATTAACTTTTGGATGGGAGATGAAAGGGCTATCACATCCA TGCACAAGGATCCGTACGAGAATATCTACTGTGTGATTTCCGGATACAAAGACTTTATCCTGATCCCTCCGATCGACCTACATAACGTACCCCGGCGCCAGTATCCGATGGGTATTTACATGCAGGAAAATGACGATTCGATAGTTATCGAGCCAATTCTGGACG AAATAGGTAAACCACGGATGATCGAGTGGGTCGGCGTGGATCCGTTGCAGCCAGATCTGGAACGGTTTCCCTGCTACGCGGATGCAACAACCTACGAAATTCGTCTGAACGCTGGGGACTTGCTGTACCTTCCCAGCCTTTGGTATCATCACGTACGACAAAGCCACAAATGCATTGCGGTCAACTTTTGGTACGACATGGACTACGATGCCCGTTACTGTTTCTACAAAATGATGGAAAAACTTTGCAACTATGGACAATAA
- the LOC120904729 gene encoding uncharacterized protein LOC120904729, with product MTDLDAVSALLMLSGGHQPTLVQMNNSTANAASSGTSPPKRRERKNGSPKQRIVPKSTLRVASVHGNIAQHELFTRHAMKRPVISLVPVNKLEDTTARNRALAVRMGSSSPDLERWERADTLSPIIVPHPETSHGGRSISPRIIETPGNLSPHLLYGSPGMNGFAMMLKSGGNQYTSSPEPPSDGASGNVEHGATAGGSLVAIADKPARSPSDSGVSSILDEMLQPNLVLQRWKKDSGIPDCVQKELDKIVEISAYNKDLYTKAKLAKFPLEMGFNPNKSRIRKNCENEADNQDRVKNNEASRRSRHKKKLMTHMLNTSLEFDRQENRQLYMQERWLTNLICELEEKALNRGIDAQLVRKLRHACGFQ from the exons ATGACTGATCTGGATGCAGTGTCCGCACTGTTAATGCTGAGCGGAGGACACCAGCCCACATTGGTGCAAATGAACAACTCCACAGCCAATGCAGCATCGTCCGGCACGTCCCCGCCGAAGCGGCGGGAAAGAAAGAATGGATCACCCAAGCAACGCATCGTACCGAAATCGACGCTGCGCGTTGCTTCCGTCCACGGCAACATTGCTCAGCACGAACTGTTTACTAGACATGCGATGAAGCGCCCCGTCATTTCGTTGGTTCCAGTTAACAAATTGGAAGATACGACTGCCAGGAACCGTGCACTAGCGGTGCGGATGGGCTCGTCATCACCGGATTTGGAGCGGTGGGAGCGAGCAGACACGTTGTCCCCTATTATTGTACCGCATCCGGAAACATCCCACGGGGGACGATCGATCAGTCCGCGGATCATCGAGACGCCAGGGAACCTTTCCCCCCATCTGCTATACGGTAGCCCCGGTATGAACGGATTTGCAATGATGCTGAAATCGGGTGGCAACCAATATACCAGCTCCCCGGAACCACCTTCGGATGGAGCAAGCGGTAACGTAGAGCACGGCGCCACTGCTGGTGGTTCGCTCGTTGCTATAGCGGACAAACCAGCACGATCACCCTCAGATTCGGGCGTCTCTTCCATACTGGACGAGATGTTGCAGCCAAACTTGGTGCTGCAGCGATGGAAGAAGGACAGCGGAATTCCCGATTGCGTGCAGAAGGAGCTGGACAAAATAGTCGAAATTTCCGCCTACAACAAGGATCTCTATACGAAGGCTAAGCTGGCCAAGTTCCCACTAGAAATGG GATTCAACCCCAACAAATCGCGCATCCGGAAGAATTGTGAGAACGAAGCCGACAACCAGGACCGCGTGAAAAACAACGAGGCGTCACGTCGATCACGCCACAAGAAGAAGCTGATGACGCACATGCTGAACACCAGCCTCGAGTTCGATCGGCAGGAAAATCGTCAACTGTACATGCAGGAACGATGGTTGACCAATTTGATTTGCGAGCTGGAGGAAAAGGCACTGAACCGGGGAATCGATGCGCAGCTCGTGCGCAAGTTACGGCACGCGTGCGGATTTCAATGA
- the LOC120904733 gene encoding fidgetin-like protein 1 has product MEDSIGNVEEIYLCLRRLKETSSHKDPNQAVNDVRNLNYLLHTESLQIDDERLSAQLLSEGLHKYQDLMTNPDGVNNYCDDVLELLNTQPSEVADDDFEITDTALDDPVSYLPSEDCYGSYENCCEDELSPTKLVSILHKSKQCEEQHQQRIDNRVDNRETKQQPAAAAAATSYTVIEDISRRVFANGGNPAFTPKLPVTKPASKPAPAVPVPDHQEPKSVNHEGCSGGAFRTAKDELHIQNMKKYGTTNPPGKAPLFAYGRKTLGGRRMLGSKFVCPVRSDNEDRSTGAPHNGSDDGRSGQYRGYSNDNSSNEDSQEDEIDERLRNIDPKMVELIRSEIMDRFQPLSWDDIAGLEYAKTIIKEAVVWPILRPDIFTGLRKPPRGILLFGPPGTGKTLIGKCIASQSKSTFFSISASSLTSKWIGDGEKMVRALFAVAAVHQPAVVFIDEIDSLLCQRSDTEHESSRRLKTEFLVQLDGAATAEDERILIVGATNRPQELDEAARRRLVKRLYIPLPERSARIQILNRLLDRERNSLETDEIARIGDLTEGFSGADMKVLCHEASMGPIRSIPFDQLGDIAKDQVRPICYEDFRLALTKVKASVSQDDLQQYVVWDRTYGAGAI; this is encoded by the exons ATGGAAGACTCTATTGGAAACGTTGAGGAGATATACCTCTGTTTGCGTAGATTGAAAGAAACTTCATCCCACAAAGACCCGAACCAAGCAGTAAACGATGTGCGAAATTTGAACTATCTGCTCCATACGGAATCGTTGCAAAT AGACGATGAAAGACTATCAGCACAGCTGCTGAGCGAAGGCTTGCACAAGTACCAAGATTTAATGACCAATCCCGACGGCGTTAACAACTACTGTGACGATGTGCTGGAGCTGCTTAACACTCAGCCGTCGGAGGTGGCTGACGATGACTTTGAAATCACCGATACGGCGTTGGATGATCCGGTTTCATATTTGCCAAGCGAGGACTGTTACGGATCGTACGAGAACTGTTGTGAGGACGAACTTTCCCCAACCAAACTTGTGAGCATCCTGCACAAATCGAAACAATGCGAagagcagcaccaacagcgaATTGATAATCGCGTTGATAATcgcgaaacgaaacaacaaccggctgctgctgcggctgcaaCCAGTTATACCGTCATTGAGGACATTTCACGCCGTGTATTTGCAAACGGTGGCAATCCAGCATTCACTCCTAAACTTCCTGTTACCAAACCGGCATCGAAACCGGCACCTGCCGTACCAGTACCAGATCATCAGGAGCCTAAATCTGTTAACCATGAAGGTTGTAGTGGTGGTGCTTTCCGAACGGCAAAAGACGAACTGCACATACAAAACATGAAG AAATACGGAACCACGAATCCGCCTGGCAAGGCGCCACTATTTGCGTACGGTCGCAAAACGCTCGGAGGGCGGCGAATGCTTGGCAGTAAGTTCGTCTGTCCAGTGCGGTCTGACAATGAGGATCGCTCCACTGGAGCGCCTCACAATGGTTCGGATGATGGTCGGTCAGGACAGTACCGCGGGTATAGCAACGATAACAGCAGCAACGAGGACAGCCAGGAGGATGAGATCGATGAGCGGTTGAGAAACATTGACCCAAAAATGGTGGAATTGATTCGCAGCGAGATCATGGACCGGTTTCAACCACTTTCCTGGGATGATATTGCCGGCTTGGAGTACGCAAAAACCATCATCAAGGAGGCGGTTGTGTGGCCAATTCTGCGGCCAGATATTTTTACCGGTTTGCGCAAACCACCGCGTGGTATACTGCTCTTTGGACCACCCGGTACGGGCAAAACGCTTATTGGTAAATGTATAGCGTCGCAGTCGAAATCCACATTCTTTAGCATCAGTGCCTCTTCGCTTACCTCGAAATGGATTGGCGATGGGGAGAAGATGGTGCGGGCCTTGTTTGCGGTGGCAGCTGTTCATCAACCGGCGGTCGTCTTCATCGATGAGATCGATTCCCTACTCTGCCAACGGTCGGACACCGAACATGAAAGCTCGCGCCGCTTGAAGACGGAATTTTTGGTACAACTGGACGGAGCCGCAACGGCGGAAGACGAGCGAATTCTTATTGTTGGTGCAACGAACCGACCGCAGGAGCTGGACGAAGCAGCACGCCGTCGGCTGGTGAAGAGACTGTACATTCCACTGCCGGAACGGTCTGCTCGTATTCAAATTCTTAATCGTCTGCTGGACCGAGAACGCAACAGCCTGGAAACGGACGAAATTGCACGCATTGGCGATCTTACGGAAGGTTTTTCGGGTGCGGACATGAAAGTGTTGTGCCACGAAGCTTCCATGGGCCCAATTCGCTCCATCCCGTTCGATCAGTTGGGTGACATTGCGAAGGATCAGGTTCGACCGATATGTTACGAGGATTTCCGATTAGCTTTGACAAAGGTGAAGGCCAGCGTATCACAGGACGATTTGCAACAGTACGTAGTTTGGGATCGTACATACGGGGCCGGCGCGATTTAG